The nucleotide sequence AATCTACACCCGGGGAAAGGAAATGCCCCATCCAACCGTTGCCCAGGTTTCACCATGACTTGGTAGAACTGTGGAACATTGCTCTTAATTCATGGCCAAAGACACAAACATGTGGAAATAAAACTGTGTGGATGCTTAGCATGTGTAGGCTAGGTGATGAAATCTGGTTATGAGCATGAACATTGTGAAGTAAAATAATAAGATATGGTATTTGATGGGGAACAGGTTGAATCATTGGTGGAAATCCAATAGCTTGTTGTTGGCCAGTTGTTTCTATGCAATATGATCTGTGCCTGTTATAGACAAAGATATATATCAAATGAGAAACTTTTACTTTGTAAAAATGTGCTTATGGTCATTTGAGAATTGCCAAGTTATATCATCATGTTTGTACCTCTTGAGTTTTTAACAGTTTATTATTTCTGTCATTTTATTTTCCCTGTTGACAGGAAACTGATGGTCCAGAAATGGCAGTCACTAAGCTTTTCGCATCTGCTAAAAAGAATAGTGTTCAGTCAAGGGAGTATGGGTCCTTCATACATTGTATGCGAAATCTTCCTTCTGAGGGACAGATCCGGGTATTCTTAAACTTCAAATCTGTGTTGTCTGAAATGTTCTTATAAATGCTCTTTCAGATTTTTATTGGCATTTGCCACCTGTTCTAGGCAACTGCCGTTGAAGTACAAAACCTTCTTGTTTCTGGTAGAAGGAAAGAGGCCCTCCAATGTGCACAAGAAGGTCAGTTGTGGGGCCCTGCACTTGTTCTTGCAGCACAGCTTGGTGAGAAGGTTTGTCACTTTCTCAACATTTTATGCTATTTTGCTTCCATTTTATGATGGTTTTGCTGTTTATTATTATCCAATTTCTTGCCCTATGCATTTGCactgaaataaaattattgtttttttttctttaaaatccTTATATCTCATTTGTGTTTGATTGAGCTGCAGTTTTATGTTGATACTGTGAAGAAAATGGCACATCAACAGTTTGTATCTGGATCACCTTTACGTACATTATGCCTACTTATTGCTGGACAACCTGCAGATGTTTTTTCTGGGGGAAGCTCCTCCAGTAGTTTGTCTGGTGCTGCAAATATATATCAACAACCTGCTGAGGTGATTTATCTTCTAAAACAGTCAGTTGCTGATTTTGCTTGTAACATAATTGTTTCTGCTACTCCTTAATTCATGCTTTTGGAATTATGTGGATATTTTGTTCTACAGAATCTTCAGCATGGTTACTTTTTGGGCAATAGCTGCTTAATTGTGTGAATCAGGGTCTgacgaaccggccggttcggaccggtctGGCTTGTAACCGGTACGCCGGAGCAGTGGAAACCGGTACGGGCCAGTTCTGTGCCGGAgacgaagagaaggagagagagcgtggggaggagagggagggaggagacctgtggccgccatcggagagccgcagAGGGGCGGTGGAggcccggggggggggggggagggggggtgcgGGGCGGCGGAGCCCGTGGGGGAGCGGTGGAACCTGCGGCTTTTTAATTTGAGGATTTTAAGTGAATAGTGTGATTTTTTGATACTTTTAGTGGGGAACATATGGTATAAAATATTGTCATGGGTAACCCTTTGTTCAAGCCTGCTTTAAAGATTCAATCTGAAGATATTGATATCTTGGAGCTTGATGTTAACTTGATCTGAGATCAATCTGGCATCTcagtttttgaatttctttgtgaTTGCTTGGCACTTTTGAGCTCATTTTGTGTTTTCTAATGAGATACAGACTCAGGCCTCTGGCATGTTGGATGACTGGGAAGAGAATTTGGCCATAATAACTGCAAATAGGACAAAGGATGATGAACTAGTAATAATTCATCTTGGTGATTGCTTGTggaaggagagaggagaggtTTGTGTTTCATCCTTTtctttactaattttttttcaaaacattaTATCTTCAAATGtgcttaatataatataatttacatAAATCTTTGGAATAGGTAACTGCTGCACATACCTGCTATCTGGTTGCGGAGGCAAACTTTGAGTCATATTCTGACAGTGCAAGACTCTGTCTTATTGGTGCTGACCACTGGAAATGTCCTCGAACTTATGCCTGTCCGGAAGCCATTCAGGTCCTGTTCAGTAGGATttcagtttatttagttctATCTATACTTATTTTTTTGTTAGGTTTAATGGCTTCTAAGATCTATATTTAGTTGGTCTCAGTTAAATCTAGCTTGCTTCTTTTTTCTTGCTTTGGTGATttcgacttttttttttgtgtgtgtgtatgtgtgcatGTCTTCTTGCTGTTTCTTGCCATGCTTACTTCCAACAAGCTTGCTAAAGTATTGCCATGGGATGAAGATCTGCTAAATTCTTCCATTCTGTTTAGTGATTGTGGCTATAATGTTACTTATTTTGGAGGTTTATGTGAATGAATATGTTGCACAGCGAAATCAAGAATTTTGCTCCCTCTCCCTTCACCATGGTTGTTCCCTCTGTGAGATGACAGAGTCTGCCCATAAGAGTAAATCACTTATGATCAGTTTTGGTCCTTTATGTACTAAAATACCCTAACTTCTTATTTACCCTATAGCAAATCTTCAcccgccctctctctctcttgtttctttCCTCCCATTTTTTCCTTCAACTGCCCATATTCCATTCATTCACCCACTATCACAAAAGTTCTTTCTTCATCATAATCCCTTCCGTGCTACCACCAGTCCCTCTTCCCGCCTCCCATCTCCTAGAGCATGACCCCCATTTCTTTCCTGCCATCTACAAGCTTCTGTTCTCCTCAAACTGCTTAATTCAGCATTCTTGCAAGCATCAGCAATTGCCAGTGTCCTGGATGACATCTTCTCAATGTTGGCTGGTTGGTGCCATGATACCATTGCTATCCAGTGTCCTTTACTCGTGAAGTAAGGAGTCCAGATCTCCTACTTGGTTAGCAACGGTAGCCCTAGTCACGCTACCCCGGCTAGTGCTATCCGCCAAATCACCAACATTGGCATGACTCCCTTGGTCGGAGCTTCCCATCTTCATTCCACTAGTCTTATACACTTGATACATTGCATGGTTTCTCGGCCATGGCAGGCCTTAAGAGTAATAGttggagtttttttttgtggaCTCTACAACAGAAACCGAAAGTTTTTAGTTTCAGTGTGGACTGGTGAAATTGGATTTGGTTCTAGAGTAGCCAACTTTAATGTATATATAGGTTTCTTAATCtggttattttctctttttctaatttctttAAATGTTAGGGGGCATTTTCTCTGGTCTAATTCTATGTTTTGTGAACATTTTGAAGCATTTGACGCTAGACTCAAAGGTGATTTGGACAGCAAGTAAATTTTTCAATGTGGGTTTGGTTATTTGATATCTTGAATTGTAGACATTTCTAATATCATATGTTCGTTTACAAATGGTATGGTGTATACAAATGactttttgaatatttttttaaagtaatTTTTGATTGCTTCATTGTGAAACTGCTAAAATAATACCGATGGCCAGCACCGCCCTCCCCCACCCCtacccctttctttcttctctccactACTAATTCTGAGCTGGCCACCAATAGGGGTCTTTGGACATATTGTTGTTTTCACTTGTTACTTTATGATGAATTCCAAAGGCATGGAACAAGATAATCTCTATTTTGTCGAGCTTCTCTGCTCAACTTCTCTCTCCCCTTTCCATCTTGGTCTCTCTATGTTACCTTCTTCTTCCTATCACCCTgctcatctttctttttttattatttaggaTAGCATTTGCTGCAGTTTTCCCTTAGATGAATTGTAATTCAAATATGAAACTATATCAACCCTAAAAGGTTGCTTAACACATCCCTAGTTTCACTTGGCTGTGTTAACTGCCCCTGCAGTCACTGAACTTGAGTCACCATGGGCAGTCGTGTCCTTCAGGTAAGGGGACCATTTATATGTTTTACACGTGGAATCTACATCTTTAAACAGCAGTTTCCTGAAATGGATTCACAATATCGAGCAATTTAATGTGAGACAGATCGCTGTGCCAGTGCAAAGTGTTGATTTGAAGCCTGTAAATGGTTGTAGGCTTGTAGCCTTTTGAAGGTATTTCCCAATCTCAGCTCTACTTGTGTATAAACTTCATGCCTCTATCCAGTCCTTGTCCTCCCATGGAAAACTCAAGCTGCACTCAGATATTTTGAGTCTAAGACATGCACAAGACATACCTAATACCTTATATGAGTGTGTATGAGCAGAATTATCCCTGATTATTGCATGTAAAATACCCGAAATAAACAAATGGATTATGGGGTTCAGTAAAGAGTGTGTGGAAAATGATGATCCCTATTATGCAAGGTGGGAGGAACAACCCAAGCAAGCTATGCCTTTTGTCTAGGATGAACCCCTTGTGCATGCACAGGAATGTGCTTGTGATGAGTATATATGCAATTAGCCTTTTATAACTTGTGTTCTTATTTGTTTTGGCTAATGATTCATGCCCCAAAGATGACACAATTCCCCTTATCAAACCTTTCCCacttctatattcttcaagtccATTTGAATTCGGTGGGGTGTTTTTCCTAGTTGCATTAGCTTAGATAACTGGTAAAGTAGGTCTTTACCTAGACTTGGTCTTCTATGTTTCATGATAGGCATACCTTTTGTGCAAAGTTTCTTTGGCTAGGAATATAATATTAGTTCTAAATGGTTGACATCACATGAGGGCCACTTGTAAATTGTTCTCAAACTCTAGTGGGCCATTCCAAAGCCAAGATGTCAACTCCATACAGATGGGATAAGGCTGaacattttattatatatgccaGACAATGCCAATGCAACCAACAGAACCAGAAATTCTTTTCCATCAGTTCTTCCTAGCTTGTTTCCTTTCAATTGCTGCCTGATTCTTCCCTGTTAATTTGCAGCAGCAACATTGCTGTTTCAATGTTTGCTCGGATTTCTCATCATTTTCTggatttctaaatatatgctgTGTGTTGGTTTATAAACTGATTCAGTATGTAAAATATCTCTACAGAGGACAGAGTTATATGAATATTCAAAGGTGCTTGGAAACTCACAGTTTATCCTGCTACCTTTTCAACCATACAAATTAATCTATGCCTACATGCTGGCTGACATGGGGAAGGTTCCCGAGTCATTGAGGTGGGTAGTAGTTTTTGTTCCCATTTCATTATTACTTATGCTTTAGCTTATATTAGCATGGTTAATTTAGGTACTGTCAAGCATCTTTAAagttgctgaaaaattctggtcGTACTCCTGAAGTTGAAATGTGGAAATCATTGTTATCATCCCTGGAGGAGCGGTTGAAAACCCACCAGCAGGTAGCTTGAGCAGAAAATTGTTGTCTGTAAGCATCTACAGTTGCACCATTTTCTTTCTGATGCCTCTCTCCTGTTACTTCTGCAGAGTGGATACAGCACAAACTTGGCCCCAGCAAAACTCGTAGGTAAATTGATTACCTCCCTTGATAGATCTCTTCACCGCATGATGGgtgcaccaccaccacctctgcCACCAATGTCACAAAGCAGTGTAAATGATAAAGAAATCTTCTCTGGGGTCCCAAAAGTAGCAAATAGTCAATCAACAATGGCAATGTCATCATTAATTCCATCAGCTTCAGTGGAGGCCATGAGTGAGTGGACAAGTGATAGTGGTAGGAAGAGTATGCACAACAGAAGTATTTCAGAGCCAAATTTTGGTAGAAGCCCTAAACAGGTGGTTCCCTCTGCTCAATTGGAGAAaaattgttttttctttctccccaaATTCACTTCTTGCAGTAATGTTGGACTTTCACTGTCTAGGACTGTTTCTCTCTGAAATTGTTGTTTTATTTCTTTCCTAATCATGTTCAGCAATATCACAATAgattcttgaaaaaatatttcaatgctCTTTGCTGACTTCATACAGAACTCATCAAAGGATGCAGGCTCAGATAGTCCTCAAAGCAAAGCGTCAGAATCAGGGGGATCTCGCTTTGGGCGTATTGGCTCAAATCTTCTCCAGAAAACTATGGGTTGGGTCTCAAGAACCCACCGCCAGGTACTTCTTTTGATATAATCCAGTTGTAATTCTCCCAGCTTCTTACACAACTTGAGCTTATACATGTCATGCGTCTGCTAAATCATGACTGAAGGCAAAACTGGGTGAACGAAACAAGTTCTATTATGATGAGAAACTTAAGAGATGGGTCGAGGAAGGTGTTGAGCCTCCAGCTGTGGAAGCTGCCCTACCACCACCTCCAACAGTGGCATCATTCCAGAATGGTTTGCCAGATTACAACATAAACAATGCCTTCAAAGGTAGCGAAAGTCCTGCTGCTAATGGTTGGCCAGAGGTGAAATCCTCAATCCCCACAGAACATAGTTCCGGAATCCCACCCATTCCACCCAGCCAGAACCAGTTCTCAGCTCGTGGTAGAATGGGGCTTCGATCGAGGTAGAtaactgctctctctctctgtctctgtctGTCTCTCTATCTGTGGCTCCAAGAGTATATATATTTGGTGCAGAAGTGATGGGACGAGAACATATgaactgtttcttttttttttccagatatGTTGATACGTTCAATAAGGGTGGTGGAACTTTGACAAACTCATTCCAGTCACCTTCAGCTCCATCTCTGAAGCCGGCAGCTGGTGCCAAATTTTTCATCCCTACCGCACCTGCAACATCTGATGAGCCAAAAACTGAAACAATAGCAGAAAGCAGCCAAGAAGCCGCCCTTCATGAAGAACCATCTACATCAGTTCTAAAAGAAGCATCATTTTCTTCGCCATCAACCATGCAGCGGTTTCCAAGCATGGACCATATTACTCCTGGAAACAAGGGTTCCGAGGCAGCATTCCGAGGTGGCAATGGCCCCTTATCACGGACGCGTGCAGCATCATGGAGCGGAACTTTTACAAACGCATCCAATTCTAACATGGCTGAAATAAAGCCGATAGATGGTGGACAGAGTGTGCCATCAATACTCACGCCCAGCAACGCTTCGCATTCCCGTTCGGGCAGCAGCTCATCTGTACGGCATAATGGTGTTTCTCTGGGCGATGACCTTCATGAGGTGGAACTCTGATGCGTGATATTTTATGCCATGTTTGCAGTGGTCAAAACGCTACTACCCTCCCAAAAAACAGTGGGTAGGGTTCTACGGAATTATCTTGAGAATTATACTGCTTGATGAAATGCTCCACCCAAAATGTTTCTGTACTACAGTCCAGATTTTGGATACCTGGCATATGTATTCCTAATGTGAAACTGGTGTccttttacatgaaaacatgtGGATGCCGTTGTACAGATAATTTGTTGATTTATTGAAGATAGAAATCCCATATTGTTCTTAAGAAGGGGCATACAAAAAGAAATCTTAAGAGCAAACTCTTGAGAAGGATACTTCCAATTCCATATTCTTGAAGGAAAGCAGCACAGTACGTAGCCACATACCattatgatttttgttttgtgTTTTCAGGATCCATGGTTATACGGTAGTGCAGCCATAAAGGCAAAAAGTAGTGAGGCATTTTAAATTATTAGGATGCTGGATGATAGCCATGAGAGTATAACTTTTTGGTGGTTGAGAATTTTTTCTTGTGAAGTAAATTACTATTTACTGAGTACTCATTTGGTTTGTGACAATAATTTTCTCTAAAATagtttatatttggttaatatttattgtttataaaaaaaattgtgtaaaatatttattatatttttaataaaaatatatttttgttcaCAAATTTTGATGGTTCGGGGgcagttttgaaaaaaaaaagtatcaatTTTTAATTGGTAAGAAAGTAGCTTTTCATCTTtctcatagtttttttttttatgaaacatgaaaattttatttttatggaaatactatttttttatctcttGTATGAAACTCCAAACTAGAgactttcttcattttttttgttgaccATACTTTCTTTCCTCCGTTTCGTACGATTCAaacaaaccaaacgagccctaagtttTCTTTGTCGGTTTCAAGGGGCTGATTTTCTTGCCCTATTTTGTGATAGAGCCTGTTGATTTGGTattgcttttatttttgtttcctcCAATTTGTTCCAATTGCATGGACTTGATGCTAATTAACCAACGATTCTGACCCTACTTGATGGGGGAGTTGGCATATAATAGCAAACAATGAATTGGAGGGAATGCATTTCGAACCTTTCACCTAGTAAATAGTAGCCATACTGATCTAGCCAATTAAGGAGGTGGGAGATCCTGAAAGAGGGGAATGTAGAGAGGGGGTGTTGGGAGATGCACGGGGAATGGGGAAAAGGGTAGGAGAGTTGGCATTCCATACTAGACTGGATATGATTTGAGAGCACTTTGAGAAACGGCGGTCTTCCAAGAAGGACGAGCCTGTTTCATGGAAATCTACTCTGCTTTTATTGTTGATGTACTAATAACAGATGATGCTAATGCAGTTTGTGAAAATTATTACTTGATAAGACATGGCAATTTTTGGGTTCATTGAATTTATGATTATTTTTAGGCTTTCACGGCCATCCATATGAGGACCCATATGGACgtgtatttagttccacattgaTTAGTCGCCGAAAAAAAtttagatacttatataggattaaaaatccaaaaaatatcttATGGCTAGTCTTTTTGAATAAGGTTCTAGATTGTGACAAATAGTATGGGAGCGGATCCAGCTCATGATCCATGTAGATTAGGAGACATTGCAGCATGAGCTCATTAAAGCTAACTACGAGCCGATCatgatgcttgtgattagatttgaatagatttagatCCTTAGTCTGACGAAAATACCATGGTTTAAATGGAAAAAAAGTATATGAGGATCGGTACGGGTGTGCATTTAGTCTCATATCAATTATTCACCGGAAAAATtttagatacttatacaggactaaagaactcaaaaaatacctttttgacaaatttttttgaataaggCCCTCGGTTGTGACAATCGACCTCGATTTAATTATTGCATTTGTGCCAGAATTGTGGGCTGATGATCTAACTGGTAATCATCTATTGGCAGAAGCGTGTTTGCTTGTTTGCTGCACCTTCAGTCCAGTCCTGTCCTGTGTTTGCAGAAGCTGGTGACAGATAATAGGATAAATGAAGACACAAATCCAGCACAAAATCGAGTCATTTGGTAGTGTGATTCAGTGCGACAGGCTCTGAAATTTCGACAAAGCACCATAACATTATAAATTTAAGATAAGGCCATGGTGATTATGAagttaggaggaccttttttttaatatttttgaggTAGCAGGAGCATAAGAATTTATTTATAAAGTATATACCTGCTTAGTTTAACGTTCCATTTAGTGTGGTCATCTTTTTGCCTACAGATGGAAGCACTACGTGGTTTTCATCATCAGGCAAGGGATCTGCTGGCTCTCACTCCATGTACATGAAATCCTGAGCATCATCTTGATCTCTCCTTATGGACAGCCAAGGCTTCGTGTGGCTATGGGGCACCTATGTTACACTGGCATCCAAAATGGCATCTTCTTTGAGCCCATAGGCTAGCACGGCACATTGAGCCAGGTACAAACTAAGCAACAAGTGCACCTTATGCACTTCTATAATGTTCAAATCTCTCCATGCCTCACGCATTTGAAAAAAAGATTAAACTTTAATGGAATACCTAATTCTCTCAACAAGGAATTGGAATCTCAAATAAAAAGAAtttatatttagattttttggaaATATTTTAGACTAGCTCTTAGCTCATATGAATAAGTTCAAAAATAATGGCTAAATCTTAGTTAAGATAAtttggagagagagga is from Phoenix dactylifera cultivar Barhee BC4 chromosome 18, palm_55x_up_171113_PBpolish2nd_filt_p, whole genome shotgun sequence and encodes:
- the LOC103710705 gene encoding protein transport protein SEC16A homolog isoform X1, whose translation is MASPPPFQAEDQTDEDFFDKLADDEFTIDGSQSRAPDMAKDLSNLSLGDVGTSLEDSGEAGLASEVEDRQENRTLKSSWAAKKDSLDAEGSMLSDSSDDKAVRSDSSAEPATEIGSQGSSTMKSGGSKGTSVKEVQWSAFSVSSQQFDNGGFEPYSNFLTENADGSANKLKADADPNSSFIRNTDENLNTYVGYSEQQGTQFYSSGNEQMADGNDAQYWESLYPGWKYDPGTGQWYQVDGYDTGITGQMDSYNAASVAQESFEEKAATVADGPILEGSNVSYLQQSAQSVLETIAEDSTLSSVSNWNQVSQESTEFPSNMVFDPQYPGWYYDTNTQQWYTLESYTQTTQIASSTVQDEVTRVVHSSAGFSEQNQSLYDEVGQSGQYSVWSQGSQDFGGVWNSSTSNYMQQSMWQPETVSDNKHIGDFPGNQQLRSFYSSTGHAGSQTDQQAGLKTFEPSVDHNYVRSNGVARSQGFVPHESTYQFNQPKGEQGLQSHLSNSYYGSQSSIDYSQQPFQGANASYSQFSYTPHEGRSSAGRPAHALVTFGFGGKLIIMKDANSFGTIDYGSQGTAAGAVSVLNLAEVVMDKTDAFSTISGGAFGYLHSLCQQSFPGPLVGGNAATKDINKWIDERIASCESPGMVFQKGELLRLLLSLLKISCQHYGKLRSPFGSDPSLEETDGPEMAVTKLFASAKKNSVQSREYGSFIHCMRNLPSEGQIRATAVEVQNLLVSGRRKEALQCAQEGQLWGPALVLAAQLGEKFYVDTVKKMAHQQFVSGSPLRTLCLLIAGQPADVFSGGSSSSSLSGAANIYQQPAETQASGMLDDWEENLAIITANRTKDDELVIIHLGDCLWKERGEVTAAHTCYLVAEANFESYSDSARLCLIGADHWKCPRTYACPEAIQRTELYEYSKVLGNSQFILLPFQPYKLIYAYMLADMGKVPESLRYCQASLKLLKNSGRTPEVEMWKSLLSSLEERLKTHQQSGYSTNLAPAKLVGKLITSLDRSLHRMMGAPPPPLPPMSQSSVNDKEIFSGVPKVANSQSTMAMSSLIPSASVEAMSEWTSDSGRKSMHNRSISEPNFGRSPKQNSSKDAGSDSPQSKASESGGSRFGRIGSNLLQKTMGWVSRTHRQAKLGERNKFYYDEKLKRWVEEGVEPPAVEAALPPPPTVASFQNGLPDYNINNAFKGSESPAANGWPEVKSSIPTEHSSGIPPIPPSQNQFSARGRMGLRSRYVDTFNKGGGTLTNSFQSPSAPSLKPAAGAKFFIPTAPATSDEPKTETIAESSQEAALHEEPSTSVLKEASFSSPSTMQRFPSMDHITPGNKGSEAAFRGGNGPLSRTRAASWSGTFTNASNSNMAEIKPIDGGQSVPSILTPSNASHSRSGSSSSVRHNGVSLGDDLHEVEL
- the LOC103710705 gene encoding protein transport protein SEC16A homolog isoform X2, which gives rise to MASPPPFQAEDQTDEDFFDKLADDEFTIDGSQSRAPDMAKDLSNLSLGDVGTSLEDSGEAGLASEVEDRQENRTLKSSWAAKKDSLDAEGSMLSDSSDDKAVRSDSSAEPATEIGSQGSSTMKSGGSKGTSVKEVQWSAFSVSSQQFDNGGFEPYSNFLTENADGSANKLKADADPNSSFIRNTDENLNTYVGYSEQQGTQFYSSGNEQMADGNDAQYWESLYPGWKYDPGTGQWYQVDGYDTGITGQMDSYNAASVAQESFEEKAATVADGPILEGSNVSYLQQSAQSVLETIAEDSTLSSVSNWNQVSQESTEFPSNMVFDPQYPGWYYDTNTQQWYTLESYTQTTQIASSTVQDEVTRVVHSSAGFSEQNQSLYDEVGQSGQYSVWSQGSQDFGGVWNSSTSNYMQQSMWQPETVSDNKHIGDFPGNQQLRSFYSSTGHAGSQTDQQAGLKTFEPSVDHNYVRSNGVARSQGFVPHESTYQFNQPKGEQGLQSHLSNSYYGSQSSIDYSQQPFQGANASYSQFSYTPHEGRSSAGRPAHALVTFGFGGKLIIMKDANSFGTIDYGSQGTAAGAVSVLNLAEVVMDKTDAFSTISGGAFGYLHSLCQQSFPGPLVGGNAATKDINKWIDERIASCESPGMVFQKGELLRLLLSLLKISCQHYGKLRSPFGSDPSLEETDGPEMAVTKLFASAKKNSVQSREYGSFIHCMRNLPSEGQIRATAVEVQNLLVSGRRKEALQCAQEGQLWGPALVLAAQLGEKFYVDTVKKMAHQQFVSGSPLRTLCLLIAGQPADVFSGGSSSSSLSGAANIYQQPAETQASGMLDDWEENLAIITANRTKDDELVIIHLGDCLWKERGEVTAAHTCYLVAEANFESYSDSARLCLIGADHWKCPRTYACPEAIQRTELYEYSKVLGNSQFILLPFQPYKLIYAYMLADMGKVPESLRYCQASLKLLKNSGRTPEVEMWKSLLSSLEERLKTHQQSGYSTNLAPAKLVGKLITSLDRSLHRMMGAPPPPLPPMSQSSVNDKEIFSGVPKVANSQSTMAMSSLIPSASVEAMSEWTSDSGRKSMHNRSISEPNFGRSPKQDAGSDSPQSKASESGGSRFGRIGSNLLQKTMGWVSRTHRQAKLGERNKFYYDEKLKRWVEEGVEPPAVEAALPPPPTVASFQNGLPDYNINNAFKGSESPAANGWPEVKSSIPTEHSSGIPPIPPSQNQFSARGRMGLRSRYVDTFNKGGGTLTNSFQSPSAPSLKPAAGAKFFIPTAPATSDEPKTETIAESSQEAALHEEPSTSVLKEASFSSPSTMQRFPSMDHITPGNKGSEAAFRGGNGPLSRTRAASWSGTFTNASNSNMAEIKPIDGGQSVPSILTPSNASHSRSGSSSSVRHNGVSLGDDLHEVEL